From a single Streptomyces liliifuscus genomic region:
- a CDS encoding alpha/beta hydrolase: MSKPDTIVLIHGFWVTPRSWEHWIDRYEKQGYRVIAPAYPGFEAEVEALNADPAPIEAITAPRIVESLATVIRGLDRPPVLIGHSAGGAFTQVLLDHGFGAAGVAINSAPTEGVRVIPPSQVKSTFPVLKNPANHHKAVGLTFEQWHYAFTNTFPEEESRALYERYAIPASGRILWNSVLANLQPGHQDIWVNYHNDDRAPLLFLSGEEDHLMPPKVQQSNAKHYKSKTVTELKVYPGQPHLMPASPGWEEIADHALSWAVEHAK, from the coding sequence ATGAGCAAGCCGGACACCATCGTCCTGATCCACGGCTTCTGGGTCACGCCCCGCAGCTGGGAACACTGGATCGACCGCTACGAGAAGCAGGGCTACCGCGTGATCGCGCCCGCCTACCCCGGGTTCGAGGCGGAGGTCGAGGCGCTCAACGCCGACCCTGCGCCGATCGAGGCGATCACCGCGCCCCGGATCGTCGAGAGCCTCGCCACCGTGATCCGCGGACTCGACCGGCCGCCCGTCCTGATCGGCCACTCCGCCGGCGGGGCCTTCACCCAGGTCCTGCTCGACCACGGCTTCGGCGCGGCGGGCGTCGCCATCAACTCCGCGCCCACCGAGGGCGTACGGGTGATCCCGCCGAGCCAGGTGAAGTCCACGTTCCCCGTACTCAAGAACCCGGCCAACCACCACAAGGCGGTCGGACTCACCTTCGAGCAGTGGCACTACGCGTTCACCAACACGTTCCCCGAGGAGGAGTCCCGCGCGCTGTACGAGCGGTACGCGATCCCCGCCTCGGGCCGCATCCTGTGGAACAGCGTGCTGGCCAATCTCCAGCCCGGCCACCAGGACATCTGGGTCAACTACCACAACGACGACCGGGCCCCGCTGCTGTTCCTCTCCGGCGAGGAGGACCATCTGATGCCGCCGAAGGTGCAGCAGTCCAACGCCAAGCACTACAAGTCGAAGACCGTCACCGAGCTCAAGGTGTATCCGGGACAGCCGCACCTCATGCCGGCCTCGCCCGGCTGGGAGGAGATCGCCGACCACGCCCTGTCCTGGGCCGTGGAGCACGCCAAGTAG
- a CDS encoding MBL fold metallo-hydrolase — protein MTEVRVTHIGGPTTLIEADGWRLLTDPTFDPPGGRYAFGWGTSSRKLAGPALAVADLPPIDAVLLTHDHHGDNLDTAGRALLPGVGTVLTTQSGAGRLGGNARGLAAWTSTRLEAPGRPAIDVTATPARHGPPLSRPITGDVIGFALRWEGQRHGVLWISGDTVLYGGVREVARRLDVGTALLHLGSVRFPLTGPVRYSMNAAGAVALCGELRPHTVLPVHYEGWGHFQEGRSAIEAELSGAPADIRDRFRWLPTGKGTDVTV, from the coding sequence ATGACCGAGGTCCGTGTCACGCACATCGGGGGTCCGACCACGCTGATCGAGGCCGACGGCTGGCGGTTGCTGACCGACCCGACGTTCGATCCGCCGGGCGGCCGCTACGCGTTCGGCTGGGGCACCTCCTCCCGCAAGCTGGCGGGCCCCGCCCTCGCCGTCGCGGACCTGCCGCCGATCGACGCCGTCCTGCTCACCCACGACCACCACGGCGACAACCTGGACACGGCGGGGCGTGCCCTGCTGCCGGGCGTCGGCACCGTACTGACCACGCAGTCCGGAGCGGGCAGGCTCGGTGGCAACGCGCGGGGTCTTGCGGCCTGGACGAGCACGCGGCTGGAGGCGCCCGGCCGCCCGGCGATCGACGTCACGGCGACTCCGGCCCGCCATGGACCACCACTGTCCCGGCCGATCACCGGGGACGTCATCGGTTTCGCACTCCGCTGGGAGGGCCAGCGGCACGGCGTGCTGTGGATCTCCGGCGACACCGTCCTGTACGGGGGCGTACGGGAGGTGGCCCGCCGTCTGGACGTGGGAACCGCCCTGCTGCATCTGGGCAGCGTCCGTTTTCCGCTGACGGGTCCGGTCCGCTACTCGATGAACGCGGCGGGGGCCGTCGCTCTGTGCGGCGAGCTCCGGCCGCACACGGTCCTGCCCGTGCACTACGAGGGCTGGGGCCACTTCCAGGAGGGCCGAAGCGCCATAGAGGCGGAGCTTTCCGGTGCTCCGGCCGACATCCGCGACCGCTTCCGTTGGC